TTAGACCTTTAATTACTTAGCAATCAATGGAAAGTGATATCGATGAACTAGCCTTATCATTTTACAACATCTATTAATTCAAACTTCGTCACGTCAACCAAGCCACGATTAGAAATACGCACTGCAGGGATAACTGGTAATGCAATTAGGGAAAATGTCATAAATGGTGCGTGAATAGGGCATCCGAGCTTTTTCCACGCGTTCTGTAATTCTTTCACTTGTTCTACAACTAGTTCAGCAGGTTGATCAGACATCAGACCAGCAATTGGCATCGACACTTCTGCTAAAATATGGCTATCTTTGACAACTACCATACCGCCACCTGAAGCAATAAGTTGGTTTGCCGCTATAACCATATCATCCTCATTTGCACCCATTACAAGCAAATTGTGACTGTCATGTGCAACAGTGGATGCAACCGCACCACTTTTCAGTTGAAAGCCTTGGGTGAAAGCAACAGAGATATCTCCAGACCGATGATGTCGATCAATACAAGCTAGTTTAATAACGTCTTGTGCAATATCTGCTTGGACTTCTCCTTCTATCACTGGCAAAATCGCTTCCGTTAGCTCAGTACGCGCACTATTTTCAATCGCCTTTATCACATTAACCGTTGCATTACTTTCACTATCTTTTGCGCTTATAGCTAAGTCACTTTTTTTCAAAGGAGCTTTCACATGAATTGAATGTTTAATATGATCTGGATACGTAAAGGAAGGCAGTTCAAGCGTCAATCCCTGTTGTTTTACCACTATTTTTCCATCAATCAAAACCGTACTTGGGTTCATTTCTTCTAAATTATCAAGCAATAGGATATCGGCACACTTACCTGGAGTAATACTTCCATAGTCGTCTTCCATTTTAAAATAACGTGCGACATTAAGTGTTGCCATTTTTATGGCATCGACAGGATCGACACCTTCTTCAATCGCACGTCGTACAACATGATTTACGTGCCCTTGTTCGACAAGTGTCTGTGGATATACATCATCTGTTACCAATAAAATATAATCGGTATTCACATTATCTTCTGTTACAATTTTAATCACTTCTTTAACATCATGCCACGCAGAGCCTTCACGAATCATCACATACATACCTAAACGTAATTTCTCCAATCCTTGTTCACGTGTAACCGTCTCATGATCTGAAGTAACACCAGATGTAATATACGCCTGTAACATTTGATTCG
The nucleotide sequence above comes from Paraliobacillus zengyii. Encoded proteins:
- the ade gene encoding adenine deaminase, which codes for MKNKLYQVNHLLAKVALGEEKADTVIQNGTVVNVITGELIGGLDVAVSNGRIAYVGNADHTIGVDTKVIDATGQYITPGLMDGHMHVESTMLSVTQFAKIALTKGTTSIFMDPHEIANVFGAEGVRLMHEEGQQLPLNVFTTFPSCVPATEGLEDAGATLTVEDIEQGLTWDNVVGLGEVMNFPGVVYGDPKMLGEINATIKAGKTVTGHFPDGTNQMLQAYITSGVTSDHETVTREQGLEKLRLGMYVMIREGSAWHDVKEVIKIVTEDNVNTDYILLVTDDVYPQTLVEQGHVNHVVRRAIEEGVDPVDAIKMATLNVARYFKMEDDYGSITPGKCADILLLDNLEEMNPSTVLIDGKIVVKQQGLTLELPSFTYPDHIKHSIHVKAPLKKSDLAISAKDSESNATVNVIKAIENSARTELTEAILPVIEGEVQADIAQDVIKLACIDRHHRSGDISVAFTQGFQLKSGAVASTVAHDSHNLLVMGANEDDMVIAANQLIASGGGMVVVKDSHILAEVSMPIAGLMSDQPAELVVEQVKELQNAWKKLGCPIHAPFMTFSLIALPVIPAVRISNRGLVDVTKFELIDVVK